Proteins from a single region of Geothrix sp. PMB-07:
- a CDS encoding helix-turn-helix domain-containing protein — MIPLVLLPGHVQWGAHLEELLARPEALWVYGPMGSGVSLLAAELAQRRQTPCLEVSELEATSAWLADHPRGVVAARVGAPGHLPCLSLRLPGLDEHPEAIPALLSALAEEEGLSGTLPSVLGTLPCPGNLRELRNRLLRWKLLGQLPAAEPQGPLAVEAEDLATNLHALERHLLHQALRRSYGNRVEAAQRLGVSRRQLYLLIRRHGDPVRGEAATGDLPQRVLKRRPEQNSSPDHQIR; from the coding sequence ATGATTCCGCTGGTTCTCCTGCCGGGCCACGTCCAATGGGGCGCCCACCTGGAGGAACTCCTCGCCCGGCCTGAGGCCCTGTGGGTCTACGGTCCCATGGGCTCTGGCGTGTCCCTGCTGGCCGCGGAATTGGCCCAGCGGCGCCAAACGCCCTGCCTGGAGGTCTCGGAGCTGGAGGCTACCAGTGCTTGGCTCGCTGACCATCCCCGGGGCGTCGTGGCCGCCCGAGTGGGCGCCCCGGGCCACCTGCCCTGCCTGAGCCTGCGCCTCCCGGGCCTGGACGAGCATCCCGAGGCCATTCCCGCCCTGTTGTCCGCGCTGGCGGAGGAGGAAGGCCTGTCGGGAACGCTGCCCTCCGTGCTGGGAACCCTGCCCTGTCCCGGCAACCTGCGGGAACTGCGCAACCGCCTGCTGCGCTGGAAGCTGCTGGGCCAGTTGCCCGCCGCCGAACCCCAGGGCCCCCTCGCCGTCGAAGCCGAGGATCTGGCCACGAACCTGCACGCACTGGAACGTCATCTGCTGCACCAGGCCCTGCGCCGCTCCTACGGCAACCGGGTGGAAGCCGCCCAGCGCCTGGGCGTGAGCCGCCGCCAACTCTACCTGCTCATCCGCCGCCACGGCGACCCCGTGCGCGGAGAAGCCGCCACGGGCGACCTGCCCCAGCGGGTGCTCAAGCGCCGCCCTGAACAAAACTCCAGTCCGGATCATCAGATCCGATAA
- a CDS encoding hemolysin III family protein: MSRTASIKGSTPQTPGEELANSLTHGLGAALSIAGLVLMVVFAAKRGTARDVVGASIFGSTLILLYLMSTLYHAFRGKRVKLVFKVFDHSAIFLLIAGTYTPFCLSALGRISPAWGWTVFGLAWGLAVLGITFKGIYYGRIARSELRPAPLDHLHSSPVPPVDPAFVRRMGWVSTGIYLLMGWIILIAAGPLVRSLSTHGLYWLFGGGAFYSLGAAVYSFERLRFHHALWHLFVVGGSACHVFAVLFHVIPGK, translated from the coding sequence ATGTCCCGAACGGCTTCCATCAAAGGCTCCACTCCGCAGACGCCAGGCGAGGAACTGGCCAACAGCCTGACCCACGGACTGGGCGCGGCCCTCTCCATCGCCGGGCTGGTGCTGATGGTGGTCTTCGCCGCCAAGCGCGGCACGGCGCGGGATGTGGTGGGCGCTTCCATCTTCGGCTCCACCCTGATCCTGCTCTACCTCATGTCGACGCTCTACCATGCCTTCCGCGGCAAGAGGGTGAAGCTCGTCTTCAAGGTTTTCGACCATTCGGCCATCTTCCTGCTCATCGCCGGCACCTACACGCCCTTCTGCCTCTCTGCCCTGGGCCGCATCAGCCCTGCCTGGGGCTGGACCGTGTTTGGCCTGGCCTGGGGCTTGGCGGTGCTGGGCATCACCTTCAAGGGCATCTACTACGGCCGCATCGCCCGTTCAGAACTGCGGCCCGCGCCCCTCGATCACCTGCACTCGTCTCCGGTGCCTCCGGTGGACCCTGCCTTCGTGCGGCGCATGGGCTGGGTATCGACAGGCATCTACCTGCTCATGGGCTGGATCATCCTCATCGCCGCCGGGCCCCTGGTGCGCTCACTCTCCACCCACGGCCTCTACTGGCTGTTCGGCGGAGGCGCCTTCTACAGCCTGGGGGCCGCCGTCTACAGCTTCGAGCGGCTGCGCTTCCACCATGCCCTCTGGCACCTCTTCGTGGTGGGCGGCAGCGCCTGCCACGTGTTCGCGGTGCTCTTCCACGTGATCCCAGGGAAATAG
- a CDS encoding helix-turn-helix transcriptional regulator — protein sequence MPPTLVLTFLLALAAGLISLAMVSHRSQHHFSPVTGSLVAPLLFYNLWILVWLVLQYVETTIIWDLSPSQGRAWMAGLLWVSMAVGIQWAASFLAFTLRARHTAHPQGLLRRVHLGALLLTGALGLACLLLWATNLNPVIRLISRGLNVLIFPGVAILSIRFWRSVRADPDEPSRRLSALGAGYALIFLALAFLILWNRLFSGLPREHFVTLTVSLEMVYNLVTVLWIWLFDRTEEAAPIAPAGSLPSDQGPQASIDALMEAYGISKRESEVIHLVCQGLTNQEIADALFISLKTVKDHNYRIFQKTGVRNRVELAQLMQKLTSEGRPVLPTGAPSLIPTVK from the coding sequence ATGCCCCCCACCCTCGTGCTGACCTTCCTTTTGGCACTGGCTGCCGGACTGATCTCCCTGGCGATGGTGTCGCACCGGTCCCAGCACCATTTCTCCCCCGTCACAGGGTCTCTGGTGGCACCCCTGTTGTTCTACAACCTGTGGATCCTGGTCTGGCTGGTCCTGCAATACGTCGAAACCACGATCATCTGGGACCTTTCACCAAGCCAGGGACGCGCCTGGATGGCGGGGCTCCTCTGGGTTTCCATGGCCGTGGGCATTCAGTGGGCCGCGTCCTTTCTCGCCTTCACGCTGCGTGCGAGGCACACTGCCCACCCCCAGGGACTGCTCCGCCGCGTCCACCTCGGAGCGCTTCTGCTCACCGGGGCCCTGGGCCTGGCCTGCCTGCTTCTCTGGGCCACAAACCTGAACCCAGTCATCCGCCTGATCAGCCGTGGCCTCAATGTCCTGATTTTCCCCGGGGTGGCCATCCTCAGCATCCGCTTCTGGAGAAGCGTGCGGGCCGACCCCGACGAACCCTCCCGAAGGTTGAGCGCACTGGGCGCGGGGTACGCCCTCATCTTCCTGGCCCTGGCCTTCCTCATCCTCTGGAACCGCCTCTTCTCCGGCTTGCCGCGTGAGCATTTCGTCACACTGACGGTCAGCCTGGAGATGGTCTACAACCTTGTCACAGTGCTCTGGATCTGGCTGTTCGATCGCACAGAAGAGGCTGCACCCATCGCGCCCGCGGGCAGCTTGCCCAGCGATCAGGGCCCTCAAGCAAGCATCGACGCCTTGATGGAGGCCTACGGCATCTCCAAGCGCGAAAGCGAAGTCATCCACTTGGTCTGCCAGGGACTGACCAACCAGGAGATCGCCGATGCCCTGTTCATTTCATTGAAAACGGTGAAGGACCACAACTACCGCATCTTCCAGAAGACCGGGGTTCGCAATCGGGTGGAGCTGGCCCAGCTGATGCAGAAGCTGACCTCGGAAGGAAGGCCTGTCCTACCCACCGGGGCCCCGTCCCTGATCCCAACGGTCAAATAG
- a CDS encoding IS481 family transposase, with translation MNLHSSAKTCPFSRGVLVRRVRRLGWTVKQAAQAAGISVRTAYKWLARFRKEGRSGLMDRSCRPLRVPSRTEAAVVAKVIDLRRSRLPATEVARMLGMPRSTVGLILRRKGLSRWSALEKKEPPRRYEIAEPVGLLHLDIKKLERIQGVGHRIHGDRRTRQRGIGWEHLHIAINAHSRSSYDEVLPDEKKETTASFLQRALLHFQARGVTARKLLTDNGSPYRSKAFKAMPEAFGLTHSRTRPYRPRTNGKAERFIQTALREWAYRLAYQSSEQRSQALKAWLHHHNHHRPHSALGGLPPAHKLNRLFGRDRCRCQRG, from the coding sequence ATGAACCTTCACAGTTCAGCAAAGACATGCCCATTTAGTCGAGGGGTTTTGGTCCGGAGGGTCCGTCGGCTTGGTTGGACGGTCAAACAGGCAGCCCAGGCTGCGGGCATCAGTGTCCGGACGGCCTACAAATGGCTGGCCCGATTCAGGAAGGAGGGCCGGTCGGGCCTGATGGATCGGTCCTGCCGCCCCTTGCGCGTCCCGAGTCGCACCGAGGCAGCCGTGGTCGCAAAGGTCATCGATCTGCGGCGGTCACGGCTGCCGGCGACGGAGGTGGCTCGAATGCTCGGCATGCCAAGATCCACCGTGGGCCTCATCCTTCGCCGAAAGGGACTCTCCCGGTGGTCGGCGCTGGAGAAAAAGGAACCACCCAGGCGCTACGAGATCGCCGAGCCAGTCGGCCTCCTTCACCTCGACATCAAGAAGCTTGAGAGGATCCAGGGCGTGGGACACCGGATCCATGGCGACCGTCGCACCCGCCAGCGGGGCATTGGCTGGGAGCATTTGCACATCGCCATCAATGCCCATTCTCGAAGCAGCTACGACGAAGTGCTCCCGGACGAGAAGAAGGAGACCACTGCCTCATTCCTCCAGAGGGCGCTGTTGCACTTCCAGGCCCGGGGCGTCACCGCCCGCAAGCTGCTGACCGACAACGGCTCGCCCTACCGGTCCAAGGCGTTCAAGGCCATGCCCGAAGCCTTCGGCCTCACGCACAGCCGCACCCGCCCCTACCGCCCACGGACCAACGGCAAGGCCGAACGGTTCATCCAGACCGCCCTTAGGGAATGGGCCTATCGCCTAGCCTATCAGTCCTCAGAGCAACGGAGCCAGGCCCTCAAGGCCTGGCTCCACCACCACAATCACCACAGACCCCACTCAGCCCTCGGCGGACTTCCTCCCGCCCACAAGCTGAACCGTCTCTTTGGCCGCGACAGGTGTCGGTGCCAACGAGGTTGA
- a CDS encoding IS481 family transposase: protein MVKRVLEEDWTVRDAAESIGISRRRAYRWLARFKTEGPAGLLDRSSQPHRLARSHELGLVVEAVGRRRRGQAAIRIASELGVPRSTVGFWLHKARISKASDLQPKEPDNRYEHAAPGDLLHLDTKKLANFHEVGHRATGIRHHKNRDAGYQVLHVCSDDHSRACYMEVLPDEKKETTASFLQRALLHFQARGVTARKLLTDNGSPYRSKAFKAMREAFGLTHSRTRPYRPRTNGKAERLIQTALREWAYGPTWQSSDERNQALGAWLHFYNHHRPHKALGGQPPVTRLVNLVGTDRCTCHRGCSSGLSWEAVVATQQPSRRQPG, encoded by the coding sequence ATGGTGAAGCGCGTTCTGGAGGAGGACTGGACGGTCCGGGATGCGGCTGAATCCATAGGAATCAGCAGGCGCAGGGCCTACCGATGGCTCGCTCGGTTCAAAACAGAGGGTCCGGCCGGGCTCCTGGATCGCTCCAGCCAGCCGCATCGCCTGGCGCGAAGCCACGAGCTTGGCCTCGTCGTCGAGGCCGTAGGTCGAAGGCGGCGGGGCCAGGCGGCGATCCGGATTGCCTCGGAACTGGGCGTGCCCCGTTCCACCGTGGGCTTCTGGCTCCACAAGGCGCGCATCTCCAAGGCTTCGGACCTCCAGCCCAAGGAACCCGACAACCGCTACGAACACGCGGCCCCCGGCGACCTCCTCCACCTGGACACCAAGAAGCTCGCCAACTTCCACGAAGTGGGCCACCGCGCCACAGGCATCCGCCACCACAAGAACCGCGATGCGGGCTACCAGGTGCTCCATGTCTGCTCGGACGACCACTCGCGGGCCTGCTACATGGAAGTGCTCCCGGACGAGAAGAAGGAGACCACTGCCTCATTCCTCCAGAGGGCGCTGTTGCACTTCCAGGCCCGGGGCGTCACCGCCCGCAAGCTGCTGACCGACAACGGCTCGCCCTACCGGTCCAAGGCGTTCAAGGCCATGCGCGAAGCCTTCGGCCTCACGCACAGCCGCACCCGCCCCTACCGCCCACGGACCAACGGCAAGGCCGAGCGCCTCATCCAGACCGCCCTGCGAGAGTGGGCCTACGGTCCCACCTGGCAGAGCTCAGACGAAAGAAACCAGGCGCTCGGCGCCTGGCTCCACTTCTACAATCACCACAGGCCCCACAAGGCCTTAGGTGGTCAGCCCCCGGTTACCCGGCTGGTCAACCTCGTTGGCACCGACAGATGTACCTGCCATAGAGGTTGTTCATCCGGACTGAGCTGGGAAGCTGTTGTTGCGACACAGCAGCCTTCGAGGAGACAGCCCGGATGA
- the ggt gene encoding gamma-glutamyltransferase, with translation MRLFLMPVLFLGLCLSAGMPRGMVVSQERLASEAGAQVLREGGSAVDAAVATAFALAVVHPAAGNLGGGGFLLSRTTAGRTSFIDFRETAPAAAHPGMWLREDGTYDTERHHNSLASVGVPGTVAGLREAWKREGRLPWARLLRPAIRLAQEGFVLSENQASSLTAHLEAFRSHKPTLAQFSRAGEALQRGDRLVQGDLARTLRRLARDWTDFYRGQTARYLVRDMKEHSGLITAADLRGYRPVLRQALKGTYRNVEILAAPPPSSGGQVLLEALNILEGYDLQALGGSSPQRIHLTAEALRRAFADRAQFLGDPAFNPEIPLVWLLSKEHAAELRGTIDPERASVSAPDRFTWPKDRPDTTHLSVIDRRGNAVSLTYTLEDSYGLKRIVPGAGFLLNNELGDFNAGPGLTDATGLIGTNPNLAQPHKRPLSSMCPVILVKDGGVFMVSGSPGGRTIPATVLNTVLQAVDVGAEAQAVVDAPRIHHQWLPDQLQVEAALPEPTKAALKGLGHTLKDVKKQGCAQVILVRNGRAEGAADSARWADSGAVAE, from the coding sequence ATGCGCCTGTTCCTCATGCCCGTCCTGTTCCTGGGGCTCTGCCTTTCGGCCGGGATGCCGCGCGGCATGGTGGTGAGCCAGGAACGGCTGGCCTCGGAGGCTGGCGCTCAGGTGCTGCGCGAGGGAGGCAGCGCCGTGGATGCCGCCGTGGCCACGGCCTTCGCCCTGGCGGTGGTCCATCCCGCCGCGGGCAACCTGGGCGGCGGCGGCTTCCTGCTGTCCCGTACCACCGCTGGCAGAACCTCCTTCATCGATTTCAGGGAAACGGCCCCTGCTGCGGCCCACCCGGGCATGTGGCTGCGCGAGGATGGCACCTACGACACGGAGCGGCATCACAACAGCCTCGCCAGCGTGGGCGTGCCCGGCACGGTGGCGGGATTGCGTGAGGCCTGGAAACGGGAGGGGCGCCTTCCCTGGGCCCGCTTGCTGAGGCCCGCCATTCGCCTGGCCCAGGAGGGTTTCGTGTTGTCGGAAAACCAGGCTTCGAGCCTGACGGCTCATCTAGAAGCCTTCAGAAGCCATAAGCCCACCCTGGCGCAATTCAGCCGAGCCGGTGAGGCCCTTCAAAGGGGTGATCGGTTGGTGCAAGGGGATCTGGCGCGAACGCTGCGACGCCTCGCCAGAGACTGGACCGACTTCTACCGGGGCCAGACCGCCCGATATCTGGTGCGGGACATGAAGGAGCACAGCGGTCTCATCACTGCCGCAGATCTGCGGGGGTATCGGCCGGTTCTGCGCCAAGCCCTGAAGGGCACCTACCGGAACGTGGAGATCCTCGCGGCGCCACCGCCCAGCTCGGGAGGGCAGGTGCTGCTGGAGGCCCTGAACATCCTGGAAGGCTATGACCTGCAGGCGCTGGGGGGCTCGTCACCCCAAAGGATTCACCTCACGGCGGAGGCCCTGCGGCGGGCCTTTGCCGATCGGGCCCAGTTCCTGGGCGATCCAGCCTTCAACCCTGAGATACCCCTGGTGTGGCTCCTCTCGAAGGAGCATGCGGCAGAGCTCCGGGGCACCATCGACCCTGAGCGCGCCTCCGTGTCCGCTCCCGACCGCTTCACCTGGCCCAAGGACCGGCCCGACACCACGCACCTTTCGGTGATCGACCGGCGGGGAAACGCCGTGAGCCTCACCTACACGCTGGAGGACAGCTACGGCCTGAAGCGCATCGTTCCCGGCGCGGGATTCCTGCTGAACAACGAACTGGGCGATTTCAACGCGGGGCCCGGGCTCACCGATGCCACGGGCCTCATCGGCACCAACCCCAATCTCGCCCAGCCCCACAAGCGGCCCCTCTCCAGCATGTGCCCGGTGATCCTCGTGAAGGATGGAGGGGTGTTCATGGTGAGCGGCAGCCCCGGTGGACGCACCATTCCGGCCACCGTGCTCAACACCGTGCTGCAGGCGGTGGATGTCGGTGCCGAAGCGCAGGCGGTTGTGGATGCGCCTCGCATCCATCATCAGTGGCTGCCGGATCAGCTCCAGGTGGAGGCCGCCCTTCCAGAGCCCACCAAGGCGGCCCTGAAGGGGCTGGGCCACACCCTCAAGGACGTGAAGAAGCAGGGCTGCGCCCAGGTGATCCTGGTGCGGAATGGCCGGGCCGAGGGCGCCGCGGACAGCGCCCGCTGGGCGGACAGTGGCGCCGTGGCGGAATAG
- a CDS encoding sigma-54 dependent transcriptional regulator yields the protein MATPLRVLVVDDDPGMRDGMAMSLKRSGFFAEQARGGEEALRMVRPGAYDAVVTDLRMPGMDGLQLTARLKAVDPGLPVLLITAFGSLESAREAMRLGAFDFLSKPFSPEELTSALNKALKADGHLKAEEAAEAPVILTQDPALGETLALARRAADSRATILIQAESGTGKELLAKLIHGSSPRRSGPFVAINCAAIPENLLESELFGYEKSAFTGATSMKQGRFEQADGGTLVLDEVGELPLGLQGKLLRVLQERTVDRLGGTRPIAVDVRLIALTNRDLQAEVKAGRFREDLYYRLNVIPLDLPPLRDRPGDLSLLASHFAERYARENDRSVPELVPSFFAALARHPWAGNIRELENVIQRCVVLNQGRRLSQKDLRWLLPAEALEGLPEDPPEAIALEPWAPPTAPAAPRKETAAPAGAVTADPQNPLVGVPLGTPVVLPLGLSLPELERFWLLSTLSALKGNRTHCAEQLDIALRTVRNKINEYKADGFAIPASLRGRDDD from the coding sequence ATGGCGACTCCCCTTCGGGTGCTGGTGGTGGACGACGATCCTGGAATGCGGGACGGCATGGCCATGAGCCTGAAGCGATCCGGCTTTTTCGCAGAACAGGCCCGGGGCGGCGAGGAAGCCCTGCGGATGGTGCGACCCGGCGCCTACGATGCCGTGGTGACCGATCTGCGCATGCCCGGCATGGACGGCTTGCAGCTCACAGCGCGCCTGAAGGCCGTGGACCCCGGCCTGCCTGTGCTTCTCATCACGGCTTTCGGCAGCCTGGAATCCGCCCGCGAGGCCATGCGCCTGGGCGCCTTCGATTTCTTGTCCAAGCCCTTCAGCCCTGAAGAGCTCACCAGCGCTCTGAACAAGGCCCTGAAGGCCGATGGCCACCTCAAGGCCGAGGAGGCCGCCGAGGCCCCGGTGATCCTCACCCAGGATCCGGCCCTGGGCGAAACCCTGGCCCTGGCACGCCGCGCCGCGGACAGCCGCGCCACCATCCTCATCCAGGCTGAGAGCGGCACCGGCAAGGAGCTGCTGGCCAAGCTCATCCACGGCTCCAGCCCCCGCCGCAGCGGCCCCTTCGTGGCCATCAACTGCGCGGCCATTCCCGAGAACCTGCTGGAATCCGAGCTGTTCGGCTATGAGAAGAGCGCCTTCACCGGTGCCACCAGCATGAAGCAGGGTCGCTTCGAACAGGCGGATGGCGGCACCCTGGTGCTGGACGAGGTGGGCGAACTGCCCCTGGGCCTCCAGGGCAAGCTGCTGCGGGTGCTCCAGGAGCGCACCGTGGACCGGCTGGGCGGCACCCGTCCCATCGCCGTGGACGTGCGCCTCATCGCCCTCACCAACCGCGATCTCCAGGCCGAAGTGAAGGCCGGGCGGTTCCGGGAGGATCTCTACTACCGGCTGAATGTCATTCCGCTGGACCTGCCGCCCCTGCGCGACCGGCCGGGCGACCTCAGCCTGCTGGCCTCCCACTTCGCCGAGCGCTACGCCCGCGAGAATGACCGTTCCGTGCCTGAGCTGGTACCCAGTTTCTTCGCGGCCCTGGCCCGCCATCCCTGGGCCGGCAACATCCGCGAACTGGAGAACGTCATCCAGCGCTGCGTGGTGCTGAACCAGGGTCGGCGCCTCAGCCAGAAGGACCTGCGCTGGCTGCTCCCCGCCGAGGCCCTGGAAGGCCTGCCCGAAGATCCGCCGGAAGCCATCGCCCTCGAGCCCTGGGCCCCTCCCACGGCGCCTGCGGCACCCCGCAAGGAGACCGCGGCTCCCGCTGGCGCCGTCACCGCCGATCCCCAGAACCCCCTGGTGGGCGTGCCCTTGGGAACGCCCGTGGTGCTGCCCCTGGGTTTGAGCTTGCCGGAGCTGGAGCGATTCTGGCTGCTCTCCACCCTGAGCGCCCTCAAGGGCAACCGCACCCACTGTGCTGAACAGCTCGACATCGCCCTGCGCACCGTGCGGAACAAGATCAACGAGTACAAGGCCGATGGTTTCGCCATCCCCGCCAGCCTGCGCGGGCGGGACGACGACTGA
- a CDS encoding methyl-accepting chemotaxis protein — translation MSSMTFQRRIMLWIGVSLTLLMGATIVAFSLQTHRNTREQILGDVSSLVTLRAAEGRDFFKERGRVPEVVLSDPFFQAWVRSYTRRDGDLKGFAPVQQRLKSLLRDTTLKSIFFASAATGEYFSDTGRLNSVTKDGKTTAYDARVRPWWGDAVKKGQLYVLPPVVDVRGDISAPIQMPVLLQEGPLLGVGGVDLSLQTLAEMVRTIRYKDQGFAFLADQDGNVVSMPMPGAEIPMSTPLKTLDSRLPDTQGFGALAAALPREGARITPIRVRGESQWAVVVPISAEKPQMHWYMGLVLPSAVVEAPARQATLAAAAVGLGLLVLMLGATYLASRGIARPLRQASEAMVDIAQGEGDLTRRLAATSHDELGVLAKAFNTFVTRLQDLLSQTQSHVGTVLGTTQRVSDLGVQLHREMETERRDLDTQAQLAGAFSDAFKAIQDHASQATATATQAQDSSKMGLNLAEGAMTDIDATAESIERSSQALADLVGEVEDIVSVVTVIEGFSTQTHMLALNAAIEAAHAGEQGKGFAVVADEVRMLAQRTAESVAKVQSIVERIQGGVAMLSSSMEETRHRSEASVAKTDQVRAALTGIHSAVEEMQRLNGSIAQATEQQQQAVAESHHRIQDLAGLADRVARMAGELEADSVGLREASAGLVSAVHQFKI, via the coding sequence ATGTCATCCATGACTTTCCAGCGACGGATCATGCTCTGGATTGGGGTTTCCCTGACCTTGCTGATGGGGGCCACGATCGTGGCCTTTTCATTGCAGACCCACCGCAACACGCGGGAACAGATCCTGGGCGATGTGTCCTCCCTGGTGACCCTGCGCGCAGCGGAAGGCCGGGATTTTTTCAAGGAGCGCGGGCGGGTGCCGGAAGTGGTGCTCAGTGATCCCTTCTTCCAGGCCTGGGTGCGCTCCTACACGCGGCGGGATGGCGATCTCAAGGGCTTCGCGCCCGTGCAGCAGCGGCTGAAATCCCTGTTGAGGGACACCACCCTCAAATCCATCTTTTTCGCTTCGGCCGCCACGGGCGAGTATTTCTCGGACACGGGCCGTCTGAACTCGGTCACGAAGGATGGCAAGACCACGGCCTATGACGCCCGGGTGCGCCCTTGGTGGGGGGACGCGGTCAAGAAGGGGCAACTCTACGTGCTGCCGCCGGTGGTGGATGTGCGGGGCGACATTTCCGCGCCCATCCAGATGCCCGTGCTGCTGCAGGAAGGCCCTCTGCTTGGTGTGGGAGGCGTCGACCTGAGTTTGCAGACCCTGGCCGAAATGGTGCGCACCATCCGCTACAAGGATCAGGGCTTCGCTTTCCTCGCCGACCAGGATGGCAACGTGGTGTCCATGCCGATGCCGGGCGCAGAGATTCCGATGAGTACGCCCCTGAAGACGCTGGATTCCCGGTTGCCGGATACGCAGGGATTCGGAGCCCTGGCCGCGGCCCTGCCAAGGGAAGGGGCGCGCATCACCCCGATCCGGGTGCGGGGAGAGTCCCAGTGGGCGGTTGTGGTTCCCATCAGCGCCGAAAAGCCCCAGATGCATTGGTATATGGGATTGGTGCTGCCCAGCGCGGTGGTGGAGGCCCCCGCCCGCCAGGCGACCCTTGCCGCGGCTGCCGTGGGTCTGGGCCTGCTGGTGCTGATGCTGGGGGCCACGTACCTGGCTTCACGGGGCATCGCGCGCCCGCTGCGCCAGGCCTCAGAAGCCATGGTGGACATCGCCCAGGGAGAGGGCGATCTGACCCGCCGCCTGGCCGCCACCAGTCACGATGAACTGGGTGTTTTGGCCAAGGCCTTCAACACCTTCGTGACCCGGCTGCAGGACCTGCTGAGCCAGACCCAGAGCCATGTGGGCACGGTGCTGGGTACCACTCAGCGGGTGTCGGATCTGGGTGTGCAACTCCACCGCGAGATGGAGACCGAACGGCGCGACCTCGACACCCAGGCCCAGCTCGCCGGGGCCTTTTCGGATGCGTTCAAGGCCATCCAGGATCACGCCAGCCAGGCCACGGCCACCGCCACCCAGGCACAGGATTCCTCGAAGATGGGCCTGAATCTGGCCGAGGGCGCCATGACAGACATCGACGCCACCGCGGAAAGCATCGAGCGCTCCAGCCAGGCCCTGGCGGATCTGGTGGGCGAGGTGGAAGACATTGTCAGCGTGGTGACGGTCATTGAGGGCTTCTCGACCCAGACGCACATGCTGGCGCTCAATGCCGCCATCGAGGCCGCGCATGCCGGCGAGCAGGGCAAGGGCTTTGCCGTGGTGGCTGATGAGGTGCGGATGCTGGCCCAGCGCACCGCGGAATCCGTGGCCAAGGTCCAGAGCATCGTGGAGCGCATCCAGGGCGGAGTGGCCATGCTGTCTTCGTCCATGGAGGAAACCCGGCACCGCTCCGAAGCGAGCGTGGCCAAGACCGATCAGGTGCGCGCCGCCCTCACGGGCATCCACAGCGCGGTAGAGGAAATGCAGCGGCTCAACGGCAGCATCGCCCAGGCCACGGAACAGCAGCAGCAGGCCGTGGCTGAATCCCACCACCGCATCCAGGATCTGGCGGGTCTGGCCGACCGCGTGGCCAGGATGGCCGGCGAGCTGGAAGCGGACAGCGTGGGCCTGCGCGAAGCCTCAGCCGGTCTGGTGAGCGCGGTGCATCAGTTCAAGATCTGA